A single Rhopalosiphum padi isolate XX-2018 chromosome 4, ASM2088224v1, whole genome shotgun sequence DNA region contains:
- the LOC132930877 gene encoding uncharacterized protein LOC132930877, translated as MQSSADVLPIDVEIIVNKIFQFFHIYTVRVEHLKEFCEYANVEYKNILGSVKTRWLSLLPAITRIIDIYPGLKSYFEKQEKCPTILKSFFNDPMSIVWFHFLQSQLKVVCDTVTKIEGDKISACEVAEELEILVGKIKNRKHLNFLTTNILSLLNDLKNNNMYNESSFKKSTDLFYNTFLSYVEKWGCHFDQLKIFHWVQLINCPTWENVQKCIKFLMENNRNNSNIKLDEDNLFDEFSHVEQIFKSRIHEWQKNSAKVEVKWCEIFEYTKAHNIDTTNISKIVEYSLAIPGTNAAVERIFSTINVLWTDEKNRFLVETIKSIIIVKTHFKNLSCNEFYNILLKETRLLDEIGSAQKYTKTSKEEIYMPSSSK; from the coding sequence ATGCAATCAAGTGCTGATGTGTTACCTATTGATGTAGAAATCATAGTTaacaaaatttttcaattttttcatatcTATACAGTTCGAGTTGAACATTTGAAAGAGTTTTGTGAATATGcaaatgttgaatataaaaatattcttggaagTGTAAAAACTCGTTGGTTATCCTTATTACCTGCAATAACaagaattattgatatttacccGGGCTTAAAATCATACTTCGAGAAACAGGAAAAGTGtcctacaatattaaaatcgttttttaacgATCCTATGTCTATAGTGTggtttcattttttacaaagCCAATTAAAGGTTGTCTGTGATACTGTAACTAAAATAGAAGGAGATAAAATATCAGCCTGTGAAGTTGCAGAGGAATTAGAAATTTtagttggaaaaataaaaaatagaaaacatctAAACTTccttacaacaaatattttatcgcttttaaatgatttaaaaaacaataatatgtataatgaaagctcattcaaaaaaagtactgatctattttataatacttttttatcttACGTAGAAAAATGGGGTTGCCACTTTGAccagttgaaaatatttcattgggTCCAACTAATAAACTGTCCTACTTgggaaaatgttcaaaaatgtattaaatttcttatgGAAAACAACCGAAATAattctaacataaaattagatgaagataatttatttgatgaattcaGTCATGtagaacaaatttttaaatcacgaATTCATGAATGGCAAAAAAATTCCGCTAAAGTAGAAGTTAAGTGGtgtgaaatatttgaatacactaAAGCTCATAACATTGATACAACTAACATATCAAAAATCGTAGAATATTCTTTGGCAATTCCTGGTACAAATGCTGCAGTAGAACGGATTTTTTCAACCATTAATGTGTTGTGGACAgatgaaaaaaatcgatttttggttgaaactatcaaatcaattataatcgtaaaaacacactttaaaaacttatcttgtaatgagttttataatattctattaaaagaaACTAGGTTACTTGATGAAATCGGTTCAGCacaaaagtatacaaaaacatCAAAAGAAGAAATTTACATGCCATcgtcatcaaaataa
- the LOC132928925 gene encoding uncharacterized protein LOC132928925 has product MPKRRCVFTPQLKLEFPFLQDADEVGKIFCTICKSVFSIEHGGRSDITQHVTKVKKHLLALSAASKHEKVTSFFLKNDPSGSTDESRRTAAQEGIFAFHTVIHNHSFRSMDCTSSLLKQMYNKKFTCARTKAESIVLNVLAPFAMQQIYKEIENINFATIMIDTSNHKNLKIVPILIRYFKPNSGI; this is encoded by the coding sequence atgccCAAAAGACGGTGCGTTTTTACTCcacaattaaaattagaatttccttTTTTACAAGATGCTGACGAagtaggaaaaatattttgtaccataTGTAAGTCAGTGTTTTCTATAGAACATGGTGGACGTTCAGACATAACACAACAtgttacaaaagtaaaaaaacatttactggCATTATCAGCTGCATCAAAACACGAAAAggtaacttctttttttttaaaaaatgatccgAGTGGGTCCACTGACGAAAGTAGACGTACTGCAGCACAAGAAGGGATATTCGCATTTCATACCGTGATACACAATCACTCATTTCGATCAATGGACTGCACATCATctcttttaaaacaaatgtataataaaaaatttacatgtgCGAGAACTAAGGCTGAATCGattgttttaaatgtgttaGCTCCTTTCGCCATGCAACAAATTTATaaggaaatagaaaatataaattttgctaCAATTATGATAGATACTTCTAACCATAAGAACCTAAAAATCGTACCAATTTTAATACGTTATTTCAAACCAAATTCGGGAATATAA